Proteins co-encoded in one Sulfurimonas sp. HSL1-2 genomic window:
- the hemL gene encoding glutamate-1-semialdehyde 2,1-aminomutase has protein sequence MNITSSIQAFEEAQTLIPGGVDSPVRAFKSVGGTPLFIEKGEGAHLYDIDGNAYVDYVQSWGPLIFGHRDEAIENAVCEAVRRGLSFGAPTLSESELAKEVIGIFDSIDKVRFVSSGTEAVMSAIRLARGYTGKDDIVKFEGCYHGHSDSLLVQAGSGLATFGNPSSPGVPADFTKHTLLAKYNDIESVRKCFEDSDNIACIIIEPIAGNMGLVPADKEFLAELRLLCDAHGALLIFDEVMSGFRATLHGAESITGTTPDMVTLGKVIGGGMPVGAFGGKAEIMAKLSPEGPVYQAGTLSGNPVAMAAGITAVRKLRTNAKLYSVLEARAKRLMEGFADAAAKHGIALKTDVRGSMFGFFFNDKPVKNFDDAAASDLERFAAFHAGMLSRGFYFACSQFETGFICTQITDDMIEATISAADDVMGTL, from the coding sequence ATGAACATTACATCCTCGATTCAGGCATTTGAAGAAGCACAGACATTGATTCCCGGCGGTGTGGATTCGCCGGTACGCGCCTTTAAAAGCGTCGGCGGGACCCCGCTCTTTATTGAAAAAGGCGAGGGCGCGCACCTCTACGATATTGACGGCAACGCCTATGTCGACTATGTCCAGAGCTGGGGGCCGCTGATCTTCGGCCACCGCGACGAAGCGATCGAGAACGCGGTCTGCGAAGCGGTCCGACGCGGCCTCAGTTTCGGGGCGCCGACGCTCTCAGAAAGCGAGCTGGCCAAGGAGGTTATCGGGATCTTCGACAGCATCGACAAGGTTCGTTTCGTCTCCAGCGGCACCGAAGCGGTCATGAGTGCCATCCGTCTGGCGCGCGGCTATACGGGCAAGGACGACATCGTCAAGTTCGAGGGGTGTTACCACGGTCACAGCGACTCCCTGCTGGTCCAGGCCGGTTCCGGTCTTGCGACCTTCGGCAACCCAAGCTCCCCGGGGGTCCCGGCGGACTTCACCAAGCATACCCTCCTGGCCAAATACAACGACATTGAGAGCGTGCGCAAATGCTTCGAGGATTCCGACAATATCGCCTGTATCATCATCGAGCCGATTGCCGGCAACATGGGGCTCGTCCCGGCGGACAAGGAGTTCCTGGCCGAACTGCGCCTGCTCTGCGATGCCCACGGGGCGCTGCTGATCTTCGACGAGGTCATGAGCGGTTTCCGCGCGACCCTGCACGGCGCCGAATCCATCACGGGGACGACACCGGATATGGTAACCCTGGGCAAGGTGATCGGGGGCGGGATGCCGGTCGGCGCCTTCGGTGGCAAGGCCGAGATTATGGCGAAGCTCTCCCCGGAAGGGCCGGTGTACCAGGCGGGAACGCTCAGCGGCAACCCGGTCGCAATGGCGGCGGGAATCACCGCGGTTCGCAAACTCCGGACCAATGCCAAGCTCTACAGCGTGCTTGAAGCGCGCGCCAAGCGCCTGATGGAAGGGTTCGCAGACGCGGCTGCTAAACACGGTATCGCGCTGAAGACCGATGTACGGGGTTCGATGTTCGGCTTCTTCTTCAACGACAAACCGGTTAAAAACTTCGACGATGCGGCAGCCTCAGACCTGGAGCGCTTCGCCGCATTCCATGCCGGGATGTTGTCGCGCGGCTTTTACTTCGCCTGCTCGCAGTTCGAGACGGGCTTCATCTGTACGCAGATCACGGACGATATGATCGAAGCGACGATCAGTGCCGCCGACGACGTGATGGGGACGCTCTGA
- a CDS encoding AtpZ/AtpI family protein has product MADKHLTGLTPEGGENEERKPRLKPIVEGAETLSLGISMVVAVLIGVALGIGLKKLTGITWLLWVGVVIGIAAAFLNVFKAYSKQYKEFEELSKNPRYNPKTLEGDDDDDDDDAAKHY; this is encoded by the coding sequence ATGGCCGACAAACATTTGACGGGCCTGACCCCGGAGGGCGGTGAAAACGAAGAGCGCAAGCCGCGCCTCAAACCGATCGTCGAAGGGGCCGAAACGCTCTCGCTCGGCATCTCCATGGTCGTGGCCGTCCTGATCGGGGTGGCGCTCGGGATCGGTCTCAAGAAACTGACCGGTATCACGTGGCTGCTCTGGGTCGGCGTGGTCATCGGGATCGCCGCTGCCTTCCTGAACGTTTTCAAGGCCTATTCAAAACAGTACAAAGAGTTCGAAGAGCTCTCCAAAAACCCGCGCTACAACCCCAAAACCCTGGAAGGTGACGACGACGATGACGATGACGACGCTGCGAAGCACTATTAG